From the genome of Leishmania major strain Friedlin complete genome, chromosome 35:
CGTGTCTTCCTCAGCGGAACACATatacacgcacgtacacacattTACATACAAGGTTGCTTAGCAAGGGAAGCCCAACTGTGGTGCGATACCTCGTCTGCTTCTCTTGCCGCACGCATTCcttctccaccccctcccacactCGCACACCCTTGGACTCCCCTTGTGCTTTCTGCTCTTGTTGCTGGAGGCAATGGTTGGCTGGACCAGACAAATCTATATCTAGACAGGTATATTGCTGCATCGCCCCTTTTCGCTGACGCGTTGCGCGTGCTGAAAGCGTGCTTGCAAGGTGGTTCCGGGACCgattttctttttttcccccgccccctctcctccctccacgATCACTCGAATTCCACAACCAACCGACGACCAAGTTGAGGTGGCAGGAGGGGACAGCGCGAGCGGCTCAGCTGTTAGGTCTATTCTGCCACCACAGACATCATCGGAAAAAGTCACAGCCGGTAAAAAAAGGGGGACGAGCCGATCAGCAGAGGAAACATGGGCATCAGTGTCTATTCGCTAGTCTCAGCCGTGGTTCTGTGCCTGAACGCACTGGCCATCCTCTCGGAGTCGCGGTTCCTCTCCAAGTTTGGCTTGGCCACCCCACAGGCCTTGCAAGAGGGCTTTGCGCCGCAGCAAGACACCGCCTTCAATGACATGGTGCCATCCTCTTTTGATGCCGACTTCGGCTCTAATCGGAACGGCGGTGTCCGCTCTGTCTCGTCCGTCAAGTTGCAGATCGGCTCTCTTTTGCACTCCATCCGCCTCCTGATGCGCTGGCCCCTCATCTTTGTGAACATCACGTTGATTGGCCTTGCGTTGATCTTCGGCTGATGAGGGATACCGCAACATGGACCACGAACGCAAGCACGGAAAGGAGACGCGTCTTCTCTCCACACGTGTACACTCAGCAGCGAAGCGGAAACAgtcagaaaaaaaaataacgTAATCGCCACGCATGTCAACGTATCTCAGTGGGGCGCATGCAGATGCGCTCTGGTGAGCACGCGTATGCTGTCACCGCTCCAAGTGTGGCATCTGCCACTTGCTACCTCCTCAtgcacccccctccccgtgcCCCTTTCTGCCTGTCCTGGTCACCACCGCTGGCATGGATGTCATGTTTgcttccttcctcttcctctcacTGGGCTGCGCATcggaacaacaacaaaagcaCAAGCAAGCACTCACGgcacgcgctgcctctcCTGCTTTGGAGAATCTTACACTCGTAGGCTTCGCAAATGCCTTCTGTATTCGAGGCGAAGGGACTTCCCTCACTGGGTCCGCCCGTGTCGAACTGGGGCACGAACCAGCCCGGAACCGGAGTCGCGCGCAATACACGTCGCGAGAAGCTTGGGCTGTGGAGCGCTGTCGCCCTGCAGCAACACTTCACCGCTACCGGCGGTCGCGGaggtctgccgctgccgctgtcgtcgtctgcgTTGCCCTCGCAGGAAGACAggggcaccgccgcggcgctgggtGACAACGCCGGCTTCTCTTCGGGAGCTGTGTCCTCAGACCTTCGGTCGCACCTCGGACCTGCGCCAAGTCTCGCCGGGCGATTGCACAAGCCGACACTTGCGCAGCGTATGGGGCTTGTACCAGGtccgacgccgccaccgtcggcggACGACTGGCGTGTCATCACGCATCGTGCCCTCCAGCGCG
Proteins encoded in this window:
- a CDS encoding conserved hypothetical protein (previous protein_id=AAZ14474.1), with translation MGISVYSLVSAVVLCLNALAILSESRFLSKFGLATPQALQEGFAPQQDTAFNDMVPSSFDADFGSNRNGGVRSVSSVKLQIGSLLHSIRLLMRWPLIFVNITLIGLALIFG